A single genomic interval of Mustela nigripes isolate SB6536 chromosome 7, MUSNIG.SB6536, whole genome shotgun sequence harbors:
- the LOXL3 gene encoding lysyl oxidase homolog 3 isoform X4: MGQGMGAIHLSEVRCSGQEPSLWKCPHKNITAEDCSHSRDAGVRCNLPYTGVETKIRLSGGRSRHEGRVEVQIGEAGSLRWGLICGDDWGTLEAMVVCRQLGLGYANHGLQETWYWDSGNTTEVVMSGVRCTGSELSLDQCAHHGTHIACKRTGTRFTAGVICSETASDLLLHSALVQETAYIEDRPLHMLYCAAEENCLARSARSAPWPYGHRRLLRFSSQIHNLGRADFRPKAGRHSWVWHECHGHYHSMDIFTHYDILTPNGTKVAEGHKASFCLEDTECQEDVAKRYECANFGEQGITVGCWDLYRHDIDCQWIDITDVRPGNYILQVVINPNFEVAESDFTNNAMKCNCKYDGHRIWVHNCHIGDAFSEEANRRFERYPGQTSNQIV; the protein is encoded by the exons ATGGGGCAGG GTATGGGTGCCATTCACTTAAGTGAAGTTCGATGCTCTGGACAGGAACCGTCCCTCTGGAAGTGCCCCCACAAGAACATCACAGCCGAGGACTGTTCCCACAGCCGGGATGCCGGAGTCAGATGCAACCTGCCCTACACTGGGGTAGAGACCAAG ATCCGACTCAGTGGGGGCCGCAGCCGACATGAGGGGCGAGTGGAGGTGCAAATAGGGGAAGCTGGGTCCCTTCGCTGGGGCCTCATCTGTGGGGATGACTGGGGGACACTGGAGGCCATGGTGGTCTGTAGGCAACTTGGACTGGGCTATGCCAACCATGGCCTACAG GAGACCTGGTACTGGGACTCAGGGAATACCACAGAGGTGGTGATGAGTGGAGTGCGCTGCACAGGGTCTGAGCTGTCCCTGGACCAGTGTGCTCATCATGGCACCCACATTGCCTGCAAGAGAACGGGAACCCGCTTCACTGCTGGAGTCATCTGTTCTGAGA CTGCGTCAGACCTACTACTGCACTCGGCCCTGGTGCAAGAGACGGCCTACATCGAGGACCGGCCCCTGCACATGCTCTACTGCGCCGCGGAGGAGAACTGCCTGGCCCGTTCAGCCCGCTCAGCCCCCTGGCCCTATGGCCACAGGCGTCTCCTCCGGTTCTCCTCCCAGATCCACAACCTGGGACGAGCTGACTTCAGGCCCAAGGCTGGACGCCACTCCTGGGTGTGGCACGAGTGTCATGG GCACTACCACAGCATGGACATCTTCACTCACTATGATATCCTGACCCCCAATGGCACCAAGGTGGCTGAGGGCCACAAAGCTAGCTTCTGTCTAGAAGACACTGAATGTCAGGAGG ATGTTGCCAAGAGGTATGAGTGTGCCAACTTTGGAGAGCAGGGCATTACCGTGGGCTGCTGGGATCTGTACCGGCATGACATCGACTGCCAGTGGATTGACATCACAGATGTGAGGCCAGGAAACTACATTCTGCAG GTGGTCATCAACCCCAATTTTGAAGTAGCAGAAAGCGACTTCACCAACAATGCGATGAAATGTAACTGCAAATACGACGGGCACCGCATCTGGGTGCACAACTGCCACATTG GTGATGCCTTCAGTGAAGAGGCCAACCGGAGGTTTGAGCGCTACCCCGGCCAGACCAGCAACCAGATCGTCTAA
- the LOXL3 gene encoding lysyl oxidase homolog 3 isoform X5, with protein sequence MGAIHLSEVRCSGQEPSLWKCPHKNITAEDCSHSRDAGVRCNLPYTGVETKIRLSGGRSRHEGRVEVQIGEAGSLRWGLICGDDWGTLEAMVVCRQLGLGYANHGLQETWYWDSGNTTEVVMSGVRCTGSELSLDQCAHHGTHIACKRTGTRFTAGVICSETASDLLLHSALVQETAYIEDRPLHMLYCAAEENCLARSARSAPWPYGHRRLLRFSSQIHNLGRADFRPKAGRHSWVWHECHGHYHSMDIFTHYDILTPNGTKVAEGHKASFCLEDTECQEDVAKRYECANFGEQGITVGCWDLYRHDIDCQWIDITDVRPGNYILQVVINPNFEVAESDFTNNAMKCNCKYDGHRIWVHNCHIGDAFSEEANRRFERYPGQTSNQIV encoded by the exons ATGGGTGCCATTCACTTAAGTGAAGTTCGATGCTCTGGACAGGAACCGTCCCTCTGGAAGTGCCCCCACAAGAACATCACAGCCGAGGACTGTTCCCACAGCCGGGATGCCGGAGTCAGATGCAACCTGCCCTACACTGGGGTAGAGACCAAG ATCCGACTCAGTGGGGGCCGCAGCCGACATGAGGGGCGAGTGGAGGTGCAAATAGGGGAAGCTGGGTCCCTTCGCTGGGGCCTCATCTGTGGGGATGACTGGGGGACACTGGAGGCCATGGTGGTCTGTAGGCAACTTGGACTGGGCTATGCCAACCATGGCCTACAG GAGACCTGGTACTGGGACTCAGGGAATACCACAGAGGTGGTGATGAGTGGAGTGCGCTGCACAGGGTCTGAGCTGTCCCTGGACCAGTGTGCTCATCATGGCACCCACATTGCCTGCAAGAGAACGGGAACCCGCTTCACTGCTGGAGTCATCTGTTCTGAGA CTGCGTCAGACCTACTACTGCACTCGGCCCTGGTGCAAGAGACGGCCTACATCGAGGACCGGCCCCTGCACATGCTCTACTGCGCCGCGGAGGAGAACTGCCTGGCCCGTTCAGCCCGCTCAGCCCCCTGGCCCTATGGCCACAGGCGTCTCCTCCGGTTCTCCTCCCAGATCCACAACCTGGGACGAGCTGACTTCAGGCCCAAGGCTGGACGCCACTCCTGGGTGTGGCACGAGTGTCATGG GCACTACCACAGCATGGACATCTTCACTCACTATGATATCCTGACCCCCAATGGCACCAAGGTGGCTGAGGGCCACAAAGCTAGCTTCTGTCTAGAAGACACTGAATGTCAGGAGG ATGTTGCCAAGAGGTATGAGTGTGCCAACTTTGGAGAGCAGGGCATTACCGTGGGCTGCTGGGATCTGTACCGGCATGACATCGACTGCCAGTGGATTGACATCACAGATGTGAGGCCAGGAAACTACATTCTGCAG GTGGTCATCAACCCCAATTTTGAAGTAGCAGAAAGCGACTTCACCAACAATGCGATGAAATGTAACTGCAAATACGACGGGCACCGCATCTGGGTGCACAACTGCCACATTG GTGATGCCTTCAGTGAAGAGGCCAACCGGAGGTTTGAGCGCTACCCCGGCCAGACCAGCAACCAGATCGTCTAA